A stretch of DNA from Poecilia reticulata strain Guanapo linkage group LG18, Guppy_female_1.0+MT, whole genome shotgun sequence:
agtcaaagtcaTGTCCGagtctttgaacattttttcaagtcaagtctcgAGATTTTAACGActcgagtccaagtcatgtgactcgagtccCCACATCTACTTCTCAGGcctgttaattattttaagcaagcatttatttaaaacccaattataatattaatatctgtatttatGTACACATCAACATCTCGTTACAAACTTTCAAAAGTAactgctgctcctctctctAGAGCTGCCTACACAAAATTGGTAGACAGGACaaagaaaaggataaaaaaaacattcaaagtaaAAGTTAACATTcataataattacaataatgcttaaataaaacaaaaaaaaagtcttgtttgaAATTAGATTTGACAACCCACAAAAGATCCACAATCAACTCAATctgcaattattatttttttatttcccagtcACGTCTTTGTGCTTATTGGTGAAGCTTTCAGAAAGCATGAAAACAACCTCACTCTCACTGGGTGTGTGGGAAAAGTCCACAGCTTCTGCCTGAATTCTTCATTTTAAGACCAACTGTACTGCCTGAAATCCACAAACTTATAACAAAGCAATGTTTTCCAGAACCTTCTTCAGTGCGTTAAAGAGCAGCAGAGGCATGGAGAGGAAGTAGTGTTGTCTTTGAGGTTTCTACCCTTTAAAACAAGTGCTTGAAGAGTGATTTTAAAACCTCATGATTAAATAGCTGAAGTAGGCACATCCAAACTCCATTATGTCTGCAATGTCGCCTGGGCAACagaagagaaaactgaaaaaaagtgtAAAGGGTAATTTACATCTAAATCTAGAGAAATCCAACTTCAGAActgcagctgttttctttttattgtccCTCTCACTATTTCGCCACATACAAACAACTTATAAAACACTTGGATTCTAATTATCGTATGTAAAAGAAGAGGGTTGAATTTGTCAGTTAATGGGTTTGGCATTGTAACcgacaaattaaaaataattaaaaacataattgacGAATGAAAAACTGAGATTGCACTGAAATTTGAACGGTATGTAATTTCTTGAGCTGACCTACGGGGGCAGAGGTGTGCAGCTAGTCTTCTGCAAATACAGttggaagaagaagaactgaATGCAACAGATAAACATACTAGTGGAAAATCTACAGCTAAATCTTACACCAAAAGATTTTCTCTGAGTGCTAAAGAAATAGTTTTCTTTAGCACTCTAATGGTCTTTCTTATATTTTCCCAGTAACATTTGAAGTCAGTAGTAGCTGCTTCCTTAGCTAGCATGCTAACGATGTCCATTATACCAACAGACATGCTAACTTGTTGCAAGCTGTCAAATTTTCCATGGTAGCTTAAGCTACCAATTTAGTTAGCTATTTAAGCTAACTAACTTAAGCCCAAATAGCTTAAGTTAGTTACAGCTATTTAAGGTACATTAAGCTTTAATAGCTTAAGCTAGCCATTTAACCTAAGGTTATGATCTTTTGTGAATTtcatgaacaaaaaacaagctaaatagtgtttgtgttttagttcagGGATCGACaatttgtatttcatttgttATACAATTCAAAActacataattatttttctgtaaaattcactttgttccatttttcttattttgttgcCAATCCCTTTTAGAGCGAAACGACAGAGCCAGAACCGTGTTAGCTAATTGAAATTTTCAAAGGTTCATAATTATGTTACATGAGTTAATGTTAGTTTATGAGTTACATAAACAGTTCTCAGGTTATACGTTGATTataaaaagatacttttaaatTAGGTGCAAAACAGTCCCTGGACAGATCAGcatcttttattttagataaaggggaaaaaagttagCCATCACTCAGCTCATGCACAGCTGGCAGCACAAAGCAACATGTGGGGGAGGGGAAATTCCCTATAGCATTTTCACCTCTTAGGGAGAAGTGTAAGCCACATaagatgataaaatgtttttgttgtttaaacatGTTAGGAGTCGAACGGTTCTAAACGCGTCGCCACTAAATGAAAAGACAGCGCCGTCTTTAAATCTGCTGCTTTATAGCAGCCCGAGTGGGAATGGGGAATCGTTCCTGATCGCAGAGAGAAAAACCTGTCGCGAAAGATTCTTCTCAATTAAGCAGCGCTCAATTGGATCGCTAACGGAACGAGGCAGACACTGATAAGATCCTTGTAGTGTGTCAGAACTGAGTCTGCTGAGAAATTAAAGTGGATACtttaggttttttaaaaatgcatttctttcagACTTGCTCTTCCTTCAGTCTTCCCTCTTCTTTTCTCCATCATGTCATCAAACGTGGCTCCTAATGGCACAACACCACTTCATAACCAACCTTCAAGCCTCATTCAACTACAACAGGACACATTTCAAACGTTGCTACTGTAAGACTCGTTGCTCGTCCTGATgcttaaaaaccaaacaaacctgcagcttcttaaaataaaatacaaatacattgtAAAGAAAGACATTATTAAACcgataaaaacactgaaaaggtGAAGTTATACATACTGCAAATTGAATTTTTGGTCAGTTTACGTCACTTGttctttgaatatttaaaataaaataacttttttgctcttttatcATAAATACGGAGCTGTGCTCATCAGTTTGCGATGTGTTCCCACCCCTCCAATGGCTCCCTTGCGCTAAGATACTGCTTATGAGCCACAGATCGTAGAAACGCCGCTTTTTCACGCAGAACTCGGCCTCCAACCCTACATGATGTCAAAGAGGTCTGAGGTGATTGGCTGGACGTCTAACGGTGCCGTCAGATCATGGTCGCTTCACTTCCTGGCCGGTGAACACATGACCTGGCAGTTCCACCACTGCTGGGGAGGGAAGCTAACGTAGCAAGGTATTAATACTCagaaagaagctgctgcttcctctgtAGCTGCTAATAAACACACACGATCGGTTCGGCCTCGTGGTCTCCGTTCCTGGTGCCACAGTGCAAAGCGAGTGTTAAGATAGTGGGGGGTTTCTTGGTATGTTAAGGTGCTTGTTGCAGTGTGGTCTCGGAGGATTTGGAATCCCGGAGGCTGGCATGCAACCGGCACGCGCCTCGAACCCATTTCCCCAAGCGGCGCCCCAGGGTCAAAGCCTCTCCCTGCCGCAGGGGGAATAAAGCCCGGATACTCGTGTGAGCGAACGGGAGGCAGCCGGCGGCTCGTCTGCCAAGTCCAGACAGTCTGCTGGGGGAATTCACCGCTGGCCGCGTCAGTCTCTGGACTGGTAGAACAGGATGTATCCGGACTCGGAGTTCTTGGAGATGTCGGACGTCAGGCCGTAGAACTCCTCAATCGCCTGCGCATCGATTTTCTGAAAGGGAAGAATGCAGGGACTGAACTGAGACAGTCTAGACTCTCAGGTTGTTCTCCAGACCCCTGTAACAAATATCTTTAGAATTGCTGGGTCAATATTTATTCAACTTTCCCTGAAGCGTGTTGAGAGctttataacaaaaataaataaaaacactgtccAAACTCCAGGGTTTCTGCAAACCATTTAAAGTTGAATGAAATTCAAGAAGTTAGGTCTATGagcaaaaccaaacatgttcactttattttttcttttaaacacattaTTCTTAGATAAGAGATCATACTTTGAGCTCCTGTCAGAAGGAGCTGATTTAGgatctctgtcactttaaatccaataagctgctgctgtccaCACCCTCCAACTCAAAAATGGCCACTAACCATCAGATTGCTCAACAATGCCATCACTAAGACTGATTGAAAATGATAAGTTATATATATGTAGCAATACATTATTGTGTAattaaagacacacttgtgtttttgtgtgtgatcCGGTGGCCAAGCGATGACATTTCACTGCCAGTTTCACTTACGTGTCTTtgtgcaatgacaataaaataagcCTAAGCGTTAGTAGAGCCTCCACTTGGGTTGCTTGGTAACAGGCGGCACACTAACCCTGCGTGCGCTTTCAcgagttttttttgtgtgtatttttgggAACACTTCCTGATCGTCTGACTGTGGGAAGGTTTGTTTTCCGTATTTGTCAACATAGTTGCATCTGCTGCTCTCTATTCTTGTCCTTTTCTCAGCTGTATTTGTCCTCCGTGACAACATGCAGGTGGAATACATTACCCACCTATTCAATGGGTAAGGACTGGTTTAAAACCACCAGGTTCAAAACCCACTAACCctcaaatttctgagtttgtgtCACAACGAACGCTCCTTTCAGATCAGTGCTACGTAGCAGTGCTAACCGTTTCCTGGGAAGCTTTATTAGCCACGATGGCGGAGCAAAACTGATGGTGTGTTTGTGGTTCTTGGTGGAGCTTTATGATTCTCACACTGCACATGTTCCTCTAAGCATTATTAGTACAGAATGCAGGTAGCATCATAGGGGTTTGGCAACCCCTATGATCATAGGGGTTTGGCAACCCCTATGATAAACGTCAACTGGCAATAAATTCGTACTTGCTCATgatagacacacacaaaaatctagCTAGCTATGCTACTAGCACAccagcagctagttagcggtaactgaaatgaaatgtttgtgtgcgACTCAAACTTCTGACGGTAAAACTACCTGAATATATGAGATTAAATTGGAGACCTGtgagtaatgtatttaaaatttaagaaaCCTTACTGCATATTTGTCCTAAACATTAGAAGATTTCTTCTCAACCTAAAATCTTTGCAAACCCTATGACATCCATTTTGTTGGTCTGTTAATGTTTTACACTAAAAGCTTCTGGGCtgattgtgaaataaatgcagCTTCAAATCTTGGAGCACAGAAGAAGTTTCAGTTCCAGGCGGAAACGCCCCAAATGGTGTCAGTTCAGGCTTTCAGGCTCAATTTAGACTCCCTAGTTCttgccaaaattaaataaagagagGCAAAAAAGGAAGCCAAGCAAATCTCCCCAAAGCATTAAATGATAAGTTAGTATTTATGTTCTGCAAGTTCAGCAGAATCATCCAGACCAGATGTCTGAGTGGCTGAAAAACCCTGCTATCGTTTTCCAACGCCAGGCCCTCAAAGAGTGCGATCTTCTCTCTACGCTCAACCAGAACGGCGATGTGTCccacactttaaataaaaacggGTGAATGATACAGCGAAACGCTTCCTCTGGTTAATTCAGCCAAACTAAACTGAGCACTGAACCGAAGCTGTGCCTCAAAGTAGGTTTTTTAGCATTCACTGTAACTCATTTACATCAGAACAGGAAACAAAGTTAGTCTTAAACTCACTCTTGTGCAAAGTGCTGCACTTTAAACTTGTTACTCGGTTCCTCTTTGGTCTAAATTTATAGTTTTGTTACTATctgattcactttttttttttaattcctgctCTCGTTACTTAAAAAACACCAGAGGAAAACTAATTCAACTTTCTCTGCTTCTACTGCGTCTCAACGCCACGTCTGAACAGCCTGCTGTGACCCAAACTGAGTTTATGAAAAGGTCACAAGTTAGTAAAACCTCACAACACATTCATAAACACCGGGCCGGACCGTCCACCGGGCTGGACCGGACTGTCGGACATGTGGCTGCAGAAATCTGGGAAAAGTCCTGAGACAAATTTTTGAGTATCgatcaaaacaaacttcattaTGCCTGAAGGTccgtcctggttctgttctagcACAGatggtataaaaacaaaacatttgctctCACTTCTTCAAATGGATtcaccctaaaaaaaaaagtttaaacccCCATCAAATCTGTCTTCAACACGGATAGAAGTTCAATTTTCAAAAGAGGAAGATCCAGGTCGACCTGACCAGCAAAGCTCCTCCGCTGCAAATGACTGATGTTTCCACTGGAAAAAGCACAGAACCGGATGTCgacaaagaaaaagagactGAAGGcaagaaaactggaaaataaatccaagaactaaagaaaatctgcttccttttttcctcctagtttttactgtttgtaGAAAATCCACCTACCCTTTTATTCCTAACCATTACTCAAAATGAAACgttaacatttattatttcagtcaATGCTTACAATGCAACACAAAACACTTGAGTTATTAATGGTTTTATCTCACCATTAATGAAACAATATATCAATGTTATATATAACAGAGAATGCCCCGGCTTCAGTTTTGATTGGTTTCCTTCAGCATCAGTTTTTGCTCTTagttatttttaacctttttataCTACTTcagttttctcctgttttaaaTGGTGACTCTTGTAAAAATCAgccaacattttacaaaatcatCTCAGTTATGGTTGCATAAGAAAGTCTGACGTGTCTCAAACAAGCAAACTCTAAATCTTTgacttgacagaaaaacaaacaaaacacacaattatTAATGCTCTAAATGTGTTACCCAGACCACTGAATTACTAAATAGTCCAACACATTTCAACGTTTTACGACTGAATTAGAAACGTCCGCTCCTACCTCTACGATGTCGTCGTCAAACAGCAGCCAGAAGCCGTGGCTCTTGACGATGGTGATGTAGTGTCCGCGATTGGGGCCGCTGCAGCgcagacacacaggacagaaGACTTATGTCAAACAGATTAAATGTgtgcttctgtttttcagaCGGAAGAGCAAATCAAGTTAAAACTCTCTAAAatcagctgaagaaaaagcgAAGACTGGCGTAAAAATCGTGCTAATTGTGGTTAGCAAGTTGCTACAAACTGCAGCAGGCTAACCTTTGGGTTTACATTAAATCACGAGGCactaatatatttttcttacataattTCAAAAAGCGGCTGAAGAACAAAGcattaaattcaaatgaacatttGAATATGGATGACAGCAACTTGGCAACTTTTACCCCCAAATTTTACTTGTCACATTGTTGtattaaaattacaatatttcttATAAAAACTATCAGGTAGCATTGACCGACAACAAGCTGTAACGTAGGAATAGAccagaaaagttcatttatttaaagtctaaaaatatttttaagaaacgACCGTCAATGCTGAAGTAGGCTTCAGACTTGAATCCTCCCATTCACAGTTTTCAGATTCACTCAAATCTAAACTCAATTTGCTTCGACtctataaattatttataatatcCAAGACTAGGAATTTACTTATGGAAAcccataaaacacattttcacggTAATTTTGATCTGTAAAAATGACATTGAAGTTAGCATGTGATTGACTTTCaccatttagaaaaataaaacaatttctacAGCATTTGATCATCCAGTTCAACACACAAAGTACTTAGACCAGTTCAATCCCAACTGGACCATTTTATATTAACCACATGTTTATGAAGACATTCGTTTCCTGTGAAAACTTTATTtgtagaaacacaaacaatggATTTCTCTTATGTTTGCAGTTTGGACCATTAAGTGCCCTGTTAAAAACCACGTTACTTCATGAAGTCAAACAAATTATTCTAAACTGATTTCTGAGTctttaaaatgctgcttttagATGGGCAACTTTTACTTAACTTTCCAACAATTGGAGATAATTCGTTTTCATAATGACACAGTTAATATCTTCATGAATGGACGagtcaaagcaaaactccaggtaagtttttgatgagaaaacaacattttaacatgatataaagctaaaacaaaaggtgattttacataataccccACCTTCTAAtcctctgtttgctttttataaacAGCTTTGCATTTTTGCAATTATCAAACTCTATCAATCTACAactacagaaggaaaaataaaagtctgatcTAATTTAGAACCTACCTGCCGCAGTGGACGACAACAGCGACCAGGTCGTACATGCGGTCGGGGTTGGTGGCGTCGCCCGACGTGTTGAAGAGGCGGAGCTCCAGCGGGAAGACGACGCGATAGGACAGCTTGGTGTAGCGGTGCAGCTGGTCCATGTACTTAAAGCGCTTGAGGTGGAGGGCGAGGATCATGGGCAGCTTTTTTACCCTCATCCTGACAGAACAACGCAGCAAATATTTGTGAGTCAATTCATTGAAAAAAGGATTTGCAGTGAAGTGCAGCTGCATAACAATTAGAATCATAAAACTGAAtctaaatctaatctaatctaaattAGAATCTAAAACTGCATAACAGTTTTAGAATCGCATTTCATTGGAAATAAGACACATGGAATGGttcaaatcaaagcatattcatttgGTAAAATGCTCAATAAAAGTCCATAATTAAACCCAAAAAGGAATACTGGACATAAGCATTCTGATTTTACAAAGAACAGGAAAAACCATGTTACTCTTTATCTGACACTCCTTGTCAGATTGTCACCAAAACTCCCTATAAAATGGCCTCAAGTTTGTAATTTGAcaaacatgaatacttttgcacatgTTCATAGATGATGATCAGAAAGTTttgattcaaaataaacaaagcttgcaaaaaaaaaaaaaacacttagaaaAGCTGGGGGTAGTCAGTTCAAGGccaaaatgttcagaaaatcATTTAGAAAAACCAAGACAGTTCCAGAATAAGCAGAATATTGCAGcatgttttcacagtttttccttcctcctcatTCAGCCGCAGCTCTGCTGTTCTTTCTCCTTCACGTTAATGCGAGGTTCAGCCTCTGCTGATAGCCCTTTACGTCCTTAATGGAAGTTACTTGGTGCACTTAGCTGGCTCTCCAGTACAAAAatacatgcagcagcagcacttgAGAAGACGCGCTTAACAGTTTCCAACCGCAGAAAGCTAAAAACGCGGCAGCGCTGTTAATGCAAAGGGAAGTCTGGGGGGGTTAAGCGACGTCCAACAGCCGTCTGGCCAGAGATACGCCCGCGAAACCGATTCTCAGAATGTAACAGGAAGGCCCTGACAGGCTGCCATGGTGACGTCAGATGTGGTTTCAGGGTTGATCTCTAATGGAACAAAACCTAACAGAGTTTGTTTACCGTTAGTAAGACAAACACTCTGCAAAAGCTAAGTGGGAGCTCAAAGGGATCACATgacgttttttattttcagcgtTTGTATCTCACAAAAGACGTTACGCGTGTTATTACATTAAAGCTACAGGGATGATACAAGACGATCATTGTGGGTTTAGCTCCTCTACAAAAATTCGGTGTATTTCACCAAATCAGAAAAGAACGCCACTggatttatttgcatgttttctgctgTACGAATGTGAAAGAGACATGAATAGAAAAGGTGACGTCACCTACCGTTTCTgggcttcctgtttgctgcgACATTGCTCACAGTAATATTTATACTCGCTGCATAACGTCTCTGTGTTGCTGAAGCCCCTGTTGAGCACAAAAAAGGAGAACTCATCCATAAGACTTCACTAAGAGCTAACTTTTTTGTTATTGGGttagatgaaatgaaaaaagaaaagagagaaagcagGACAACCTGAGACAGTGTGTGATCGAAGTGTTCTGCTCCACGTCCACCGACAGATCCAGGAAGTCCTCGTCCTTACTGCTCACCTGCAGCAACCAACAACAGGTGAACTGCTGACCAACCACGGCGGCGctaatcagtccctccaggtcattgcaaggtttttttttttgtgattgctGCGGCCTGAAATTGTTGATTTTGTGGCacgtttatttaaaaaaaagttgaaaatgttttgcttgctTTTTGCCATAAcatgattttacaaaaacattgaagttgCTGCACATAACCTTCCCCCTATTGTGACAATAAAGATTTCTCTTAAATAAGTGGATAGCACCAGTGAgcagaactattttttttactgaaattaaaGAGAACTGGGTTAATTCCTGGTACCAACTAACTAGAAAGCAatgtaaaataagcaacattGGTATTATTGTTACCAAGCTTAATATGATATACTGGTATGGATTAACTAGTCAACGTTTGGCTAACATTATCTGCATGCAGCACAGGGACTCAACTCAAGTTGGAAGAAATCTGTAGAGCTTTTTGCCTTTTGGCTCTGGCTAATTGCTGGACATGACAGAGACCAGCATGTGAACGCTCATGGTGCAtttaaagattgttttaaaaagatcacATTTCTACATTGTACCCTGCAAGCAAATGGTATCATTTAGCATCACATATACTTTTAACTTGAACATGACGTTAAGTTGGACGCAGGTGAAAGGGATTGTTCATAATTCAGTCGAGTTGCAGTGATTGCtcaggagagaaaaaacaacagatttgaGGAAAAGTTGCAATTAATGGTGAAAATTGCAAGTCCACGCCAAATCTGCAAATGAATAAACATGTCGCAATAAATCTATTATAGAGATCAAATAGATTTCACTTCAGGTTCAATAATCTATATTTGGATGATTTATCTCTTTTCTCCAATCTGGTGCGCTGATTTCAACtagaccttttcttttttctttttttttcttttttatcaattttgtttacagacaaaattgtaattcattttatttgttgtttctgatgttttgtttattttagttatttaaaatgtcttccagtacCAGCATTAAAGAGAATGTGCTCTTGCATTATTGTGCCATTTCCATTATATGACctaaaatggtctcaaaacaacaatattatcgtttatcgcaataagctctgggacgatttatcgtccagcatAATTTATTACGACAGGCCTACAAACGAGGAGTGAACTTGTGTTAATCGCAACTTCCTGCAGGGACGTGAAACGACGTGAAAACCCAGCTCACAGCTTCGCAGTTGAGGCAGCGCGTCTCGTTGGTCAGCGTTCCCTGGAAGATCTCGTGGACCCACGTCTGCTGCGTCTCCTTCCCGCCGTCGCCTTCGCCCCCGCCGCCCCCTCCGTCACCACATCCGCCGCCTCCGCTCCCGTTCTGCACCAGCTTTCCATTCTGCTGTCGCTCCTGGCTCTTCTCCTCCTGGAGGAGGTCTGCGATAGTGTTGAGGAGGTAGTTGAGGAATTCGTGGGCGTCCTGCTGCATGTAGTTGTCAAACAACTCTGGGGAGGAGAGATGCGGACACGTCAAGGAGAAAGATAAATACTCGATCGTGTTACGACCACAGATTTATGTGAGCGATCGGGCCGGTCGACAGAAAGCCTGGTTAAAGTTGACATGGGAACAGATGGAGCTAACTACAGGGAAATTCATGTTCACCTTTCAGTGAGACACTGATCTTAAACAGCCGGAGCCGTTCTGTGGTGGAATGGTTTACATCAGAGTTTCTCTAATGCTCTCTGTCATGCAACTTAAGTTGTACAACTTAAATATTGTAAGTCTGGAAACAATTTTCAAGTTCAGTTTTCTAACTCAATAAGtaacatttaaatcaagactGCTCAGTCTGCGTGGTTCTCAAGAGAAAAAGTGCAACTGAGTCACTAGGatgtaaaaccttttaaaactgtAAGCATGGGTTACTTATCAGCTTCTttggtttgttctttttcaaaagGTATATAGCTTTTTAACACTTTTGGTGCAACATTTACAACAATATTGCAGCTTGTCAGAAGATATGAAACGATGATATATAGTATAAGAGCCAGACTAaggttttaaattgtaattttatgataACTGTACGCCAAACTACGTTAAAATGAGGAATGCTGGACGCGGCAGCGGTTCATGTACGTGGGCCTCAGTCCTCCACGCGGCCATGACAGGTTCGAGTCTCATCCTGTTGACCTTTGCTCCTCTCTCACAAGCTACTTCCCTGTTATtccactttcaaataaaggccagcAGAGccaaaaaatgttcttgtgaAATTATAGTTGGTATCAATTTTAGAAGGAAATAAGCTTTTAACatatcagcatcaaattattatcagccGCAGGACTGAATCGATTGTTAAACGAGTGTCCATTTCAAAGAACGAATCACGGACTTTATGAGGTGTCGATAACTCTATTGAAacccttttttcattaaagtgatttttttcctcgtatttttatgactttcttccGAAAGTACCCAGTCTTTATTCTTCTAATACTATAACTACTAGCTTGGTCACAAAACAAAGTCATATTTGCTTTACTAACCTCAGCCGCCATTATTCTTTTCACTGTCACAAACCACGGAGTGGCCCGTCTGTCTGTGtagactgctgctgctgctggcctgtTGAGTCATTTGAACACTACTGCCCCCTAGTGACCGGAGGCTTGATTATCAGTCAAGCAAGACTAAAAACAAGAATTAAGTCCCTCCTGCTTCTTACACCCCACTATTTCAGACATACTGGTTTAGATAAAAGATATTCTTGTGTTAGAAATGATAATTTGGTAGTTTGGGGTGCTTCACTACTCTTCCCACCGAGCTTTGAACTACTTCAGTCTCTAGGTATACAGCGTTGGTCGacacaaaccaaaacaacatgCAGATGTAATTCCTGTGAAATCTGGTTCTACTGGACCATAATACAAATACATGCTAAACtcctctgatttttatttgtaaacatttttcaaaacccGTGCAAGTCCCGTTGTTTTCCACcttacaattatg
This window harbors:
- the usp12b gene encoding ubiquitin carboxyl-terminal hydrolase 12; the encoded protein is MEILMTVRKIASICTMGANASALEKEIGPEQFPVNEHYFGLVNFGNTCYCNSVLQALYFCRPFREKVLAYKVQPRRKESLLTCLADLFNSIATQKKKVGVIPPKKFISRLRKENELFDNYMQQDAHEFLNYLLNTIADLLQEEKSQERQQNGKLVQNGSGGGGCGDGGGGGGEGDGGKETQQTWVHEIFQGTLTNETRCLNCEAVSSKDEDFLDLSVDVEQNTSITHCLRGFSNTETLCSEYKYYCEQCRSKQEAQKRMRVKKLPMILALHLKRFKYMDQLHRYTKLSYRVVFPLELRLFNTSGDATNPDRMYDLVAVVVHCGSGPNRGHYITIVKSHGFWLLFDDDIVEKIDAQAIEEFYGLTSDISKNSESGYILFYQSRD